Below is a genomic region from Elusimicrobiota bacterium.
CAGCTTTTCACCATGGTCAACTTCACTTCGGGGATGCTCTCGACGATCACCATCCCTCTGCCCACCGCCAGAATCCTGCTCTTCCCGAGCCAGCCTCCGCTCCGTCAGGACTGGGGCGTCGACGAGATCCTGCGCGAGGCCCAACTGCGCCGCGACCCGCAGCAAGCGTTCTCCGACCTTACGTTGGTGGCCAACTCCGCGCGCTTCAACCAGACCACCTTCGAGTGGGAGGCCCGCCGGCTCGGGATCGCCGGGGTGCACATCCGCCAGCCCGGCATGCGGCTGTGCGAGTTGTCCGAATTCCTGCTGCTCAAGGACGGCCCCTGGAAGACGGCCGGCGCCCGCGGACCGCAGCTCCCGGAAGCGGTCAAGACCATCAAAGACCCGGAGGGCTGGTTCTCGGCCGCCTACGCGGAGGTCCGGCGCTGGCCCCTGCCCGACGATTCCTCGGCCGTGCTCTTCCAGCAGAAGCGCCGCGCCAAGCCGCCCGTGCCGGCGGGCCGGTACCGCTACCAGTTCTACACCTCGGGACAGTTCGAGGTCACGGATCTGGTCATCGAGTTCGGAGGCTGGGATGCGCAGCGGTCCGTGTTCCGCTGGGCCAAGGCCTCCGCCGCGGAGGTCCGCGCGGGCGGCCTGCGCGTCGCGGGCGTGCAGGCGGAGCTGGAGGACCTGTTGTTCCAGCCGATCTACGAGCACGGGTCCAACACCTGGGGCGACGTCCGCTTCCTCAAGCTGGGAAAGCTGCGCATCAATTCCCTGCGGGTCGATCGCGAGTCCACGCGGGCGTTTCTGGAGGGACGCTTCCCGGGCCTGCGCATCTCGGGGCTGGAGCTGGACCAGACGGCGCGGCTGCGCGGCCGGCTGGGCAATATCCAGGTCGGCGCGGAGGCCTCCGTGCGCCTCGAGACCTCGCCGCCCGCGCTGCGCATCGAGATCATCAACGCCCAGTCCGGGGCGAACCAGCTGCCGGGTTTCTTCCTGGCGCCCTTCCGGACCTTCCGGAGGCCGCTGACGCCCACCACCGAGACCCCCTTCGCCATCGAGCTTCCGGGGCTGACGCTCTCCAACGGCTGGCTGTCGATCCCTTAGGGTCGGGCGCGGCTGCGCTGAACCGTCAGCGCAGCCGGAAGATCAGCAGGCCGTCCTGGTCGTAGGCGACCGGGAAGCGGGCATAGAACCGCCGCGCCGTCTCCCCTTCCCGGTCCTGGAAGGGGCCGGATTTCGGCGCGAAGAAAAAGCGCGCCCCGGCGGCGATGCGCCGATCCAGCTCGGCCCATGCGGCGGCGGGGTCCCCCTCGATCCCGACCCCCCAGCCCCGGCGATGCAGATAGAAGAGGAACAGCGGCAAATGGACCGAGTTGCACAGGAAGAGGTCGTCCGGCGCGCTGACGCGATCCGCGGCCGCCGCGGCTCGTACCAGCGCGGGAGAGCCGATGCTGTACCAGCGCCGGATGCGCAGCACGCTGTAGACCGGCATGCCGGCCACGAGGAGGGCCAGGCCCGCCAGGGCCCACGCCTTGGGGCGCGGGCGCAGCGCCGAGGCCTTCTCGCGCAGGAGGAGCAGGCCCGCGCCCATGAAGGCCGCGTTGACCGGCGCCCAGGGCAGGGAGGTGTATTCATGGTCGAAGGTATAGGAGCCGCCCGCGACCAGGCTCAAGCCGAATGCCGCGAACCAGGCCTCGTAGAAGAACAGCCGCCGCCGCATGAAGAGTACGGCTCCGGCGGCCAGCGGCAGGAGGCCCAGGTGGGTGGCGCAGAGCTCCGGGAATCGCGAGATGAACTGCCGCGGGATATAGTGGAGCTTGTAGTTCAGCAAGGCCCCGAACTCCCCCGGCTTCGAGGGGATGACGAAGGTCCCGGTGCTGGCGTGCTTGTACCAGGCGGCGGTCCCGGCTAAGGCCAGCCCAAAGGCCGCCCAGCCGCGCAGGTCGCGCCAGAACGAGCGCCCCAGCCGCTCCCAGGAGAGCCAGGCCAGGGGGGCGAACAGATAGACGTAGGGGAGCTTGAGCGAGACGGCCAGGAAGGCGGCCAGCGTCGCGGCCGCCCAGTGCGCCCAAGGGCGCGCGGGTCCGAGGGCGAGGCGCCAATGATAGAAGGCCGCGACCGTGGCGCACAGCGCCATGGCCTCGGGCTGCACGGTCCGGCCGAAAAAGATCTCGATGGGCAGGAAGGAGAACAGGATCCCGGCGTAGAGCGCGGCCTCGCGGCCGAGGTCCTCCTCCAGGAGCAGGAACAGATAGACGGCGGTCAGCGCCGAGAAGGCTGTCGCGAGCAGGCGCCCCCACAGCTCGCCGAGGCCGGCCAGGGGCCAGAGCAGGGCGGTCAGCCAGCTGAAGAGGGGGAATTCCGTCGCCGCCAAGCCGCGGTAGGGGCCGGCCCAGTCGATCTGGGGGCAGAGCAGGCGCATGCCGTTCTCATGGAAATTGCGCGCCAGCGTAGCCGTGTAGCTCTGGCGCCAATAATGCACGTCCGCGAGGGGCGAGGAGATCCCTTTGAGATGCATCACCACGGACAGGGCCGCGACCAAGGCCAGGCCCAGCGCGCGGCCGCGCCAGGCGGGGGACGATCCGTTCCTTGATGGCATAGACCTCAAAGGGGCCGCAATTATATAAAATTGACCTGATGAGACGATCCGCGGCCCTCGCCGTCATCCTGTCCCTGGCGGCCTCCCCGCTGGGCGCGGCTCTCAACCCCGAGGAGCAGAACACCATCGCGGTCTTCAAGTCGGCCGCCCCCGCGGTCGTGTTCGTCACCAACATCGCGGTGCGGCAGGACTTCTACATGGACGAGTTCGCCATCCCCCAGGGCAGCGGCTCGGGCTTCGTCTGGGACGACGCCGGGCACATCGTCACGAACTACCACGTGGTGGCCGGCGGCGACGCCTTCCTGGTGACGCTCAAGGACCACACCGAGCTGCAGGCCGAGCTGGTGGGGGTGGAGAAGCGCAAGGACATCGCCGTCCTGCGCGTGAAGGCGGCCCCGGGCAAGATCTTCCCCCTGGCCCTGGGCGACTCCGGCCGCCTGCAGGTCGGCCAGAAGACGCTCGCCATCGGCAACCCTTTCGGCTTGGACAACACCCTGACCACGGGCATCGTCAGCGCGTTGGGCCGCCAGGTGCGCAGCGTCGCGGGCGTCCCCATCCGCGATATGATCCAGACCGACGCGGCCATCAACCCCGGCAACTCGGGCGGGCCGCTGCTGGACTCGGACGGCCGGCTCATCGGGATGAACATGATGATCTACTCTCCCAGCGGGGCCAGCGCCGGCATCGGCTTCGCCGTCCCGGTCGACATCATCAAGAGGGTCGTGCCCCAGATCATCAAGCACGGCCATGCGGCCCAGCCCGGCATCGGCATCTCGGTGCTGCGCGACGACCAGACGCTCCAGCTCCTGGGCCAGGCCGACGGCGTGGTCGTGCGCGACGTGGAGCCGGGGCTGCCCGCGGACCTGGCCGGAGTGCGCGGCCTGCGCGCCTCCCGGGGGCGGCTCGTGCTGGGCGACATCATCGTGGGCATGGACGGCCAGCCGGTCAAGGACTACGACGACCTTTACAACGCCTTCGACCGGCACAAGGTCGGAGACCTGGTCGAGTTCGCGCTCTTGCGCGGCGGCAAGAAGCGCGCGGTCCAGATCGAACTGGTCGACGTGTTCTAGCGTGCTCGGGACCCTCGAAGCCCCACTGCGCATCCTGCCCCGCTACTGCCTGCGGCTTTTCGCCCCGGTCTTCCTGCTGTGCCTGAGCGTGTTCACGGGCGTCCTGCTCATGAACAACTTCCTGCGGCTCTTCAACATGGCGCTGCTCAAGGGCATCTCCCTGTTCTGGATCCTGGGCTGCTTCTTCCGGCTCTTGCCGTATTTCCTGAGCCTGGCCCTGCCCATGGCCTTCCTGGTGGCCACGATGGTGACCTTGGGCCAGCTCAGCGAGCAGGGCGAGATCACGGCTCTGCGCGCCTCGGGGTTCTCGTTCTGGGACTTGACCTGGCCCTTCTTGGCCATGGCCGCGGCCTGCAGCGCAGCGCTCTTCCTGCTCAATCACAAGATCGCCCCGGAGGGTTTCCATTCCTTCCGCAAGCAGTACACGATCGCCGCCCAGCAGGTCTCGAAGGTCGAGCTGCAGCCGGGCTCGTTCCTGCGCCTGGGCCCCTGGAAGCTCTACGCGCGCAAGGCCGACCCCGACACCGGGCGCCTGGAGGGCGTCTACTTGGTGCGCGCCAACGCCAAGGACGCGGGCCTGCGCGTGAGCGCCCGTGAGGGTTTGCTCACCATAACGCCGGGCAAGTCGCTGGACCTGAGGCTCGAGCAGGGCGTCCTGCAGCTGCCCAACAAGGAGCCGGAGCGGTTCACCGCGGGCCGCTTCAGCCGCTACCGCCTGAGCGTGCCCGTGGCGGGGACCCCGGAGGGACGGGAATCGCTCGACATCCCGGAGATCACTTCCGCGCAGCTGCGCGAGGGCATCGCCGAGCCGGGCCGCGACGCGCAGTCCCGCAACGAATACCGGGTGGAACTGGCCATGCGCAGCGCCGTGGCCCTGGCTCCCTTCGTCTTCTTCTGGATCGCGGCGCCCCTGGGCCTGCGCTTCCAGCGCCACAGCCGCGGTCTGGGATTCGCGGCGAGCCTGCTGGTGCTCATGGCCTACTATGGCCTGGTGGCGGTGGGCGTGGGCATCGGGCGCCGCAACGACCGGTTCTCCCGGTCCGCTCCCTGGCTGGCCGACGTCGCGGCCCTGGCCTTGGGCGCGGTCTTGACCCGGAGGGTGGTGTCGCGATGAGCATCTTCTCCTGGTACATGGTGCGGCGCTTCAGCAAGCCTTTCCTGTTCGGGCTGGGGCTCTTCGCGGTGCTCATCTTCCTGGGCGACCTCTTCAATAAGATGCACCAGCTCATGAAGAGCCATGCGTCGCTCTGGATCATCCTGCAGTACCTTTGGCTCGACGTGCCCTATTGGGGGGTGCGCATCATCCCGATGGCGACGCTGCTGGCGACCTTGGTGGCCATCACGGGCTTCATCCAGAGCGGGGAGTGGCTGGCGGGGCAGGCTTGCGGCTTCGAGTCGCGGACCTTCTGGAAGCCTCTGGTGGGCTGCGCTCTGGCCGTCACGGTCCTGTGCTTCGCCGCGCAGGAGACGATCCTGCCCGCCTGCTATCACCGCGTCCGCCAGCTTTGGGAGGACCGGATCTACCCGGAATGGGATTGGGACGTGTTCCAGGGGGTGGCTTTCGTGGTGGGCCCGGAGCGCTTCGTCTCGGCCCAGACCCTGTTCGTCAAGGCCGGCCAGCTGGAGCGCCCGGTCCTGGAGGACGTGGGAACCGACGGCGTGGCGCGCCAGCTCGACGCTTTGAAGGCGTCTTGGGACGCCTCGCTCGGACGCTGGGTGTTTCTTGACGGCGTGGAGCGCATCTTCGACAAGGGGGTGATGCGGGAGACGCCCTTCAAGCGCAAGGTCTCGGAGCTGGACCTGCCGCCGCGCACCCTGGTCCCCAAGACTGTGGATCCGGACGAGATGTCGCTGCTGGAGCTTTTGAGCTACAGCCGGCGCATGCGCCGGCTGGGCGCGCCGGTGACCCAACTGCGGGTGGCGGCTCACGCCAAGGTGGCCTATCCCTTCACCAACGTGATATTCTGCGCCCTGGGCATCCCGATCGCCATGCGCTTGCGCCGCAGCCCCATGGTCGTGAACTTCTGCGTGGCCATGGCCATTTCCTTCCTGTTCCTGTGGTTCATAGAGCTGGGCAAGGCCCTGGGGGCGAGCGGTCGCCTGCCGCCCGTTGCCGCCGCCTGGACTCCGAACCTGGTGTTCGGGGGCTTGGCCGCGGGGTTCATCAAGCGCTGGGCTTGGCATTGAAATCCCCGGCGCGCAGCGCCGGGGAAGGGCACCCCTGACGGAACCGGCGGCGAGAAGCCTACTCCGCCTTGGCCGCGTCCTTGCCGCCGCCGAAGAGCATGCCCACCTGCACTCCGAGGGAGAGCTCGGCGGGGATCTTCTCGTTCTTCTGGGCGGATTTGGTCTGCACTCGCGACGGCGAGACCATGGCCGAGGCGTCCACCATGAAGTGCAGCAAGTGGATCCCGAAGCCTCCGGTCAGGGAGGTCTTGGAGCCGGACTGCGCCAAGTTGCGCGCCAGGCCGATCCGGAGGGGGACGTTGAAGTTCTGGCTGTTGCCCAGGTTGACCTCGGTGCCCACGCCCGCGTACTGGCTGGCCACTCCGCCCACCGAGGTCAGGTTCCTGGTGAGGTCGGCGTCTGCCGCCAGGTGCCAGAAGCTGAGGGGGCTCACGGCCACGCCCAGGCGCGCGTTGCCCTGCAGGGAGTAATTGGAGGGCGCTCCCGCGAGCTTGGCTTGGTCCGGGTTTGAGAACTGCGGGTTGTTGATGTTGCGCGCGGTGATGCCGATGCGCGGCTGGAAGGGCACGATCTCGAGCGTGCGGTGCACGTCCCAGAGAGCTCCCAGGTCCACGCCGGGCTGGACGCTGGTCTTGGCGCCGCTCATGAACTTGTTGAGGGCGTTGGACGCGCCGGGCGAGTTGGCGTTGAGGGAGTAGTCGTACCAGCCCGCCTTGCCCACCAGGATCTTGAGGTTGCCGCCCACGAACAGGCCCGGCACCCAGGGCAGCTCCCGGCCGTAGCCGGCCCCGATCTCCGTCACGGAGAGGCCTTTGATGATGAGTTCGGATTGGTTGTTGGCGAAGGTGGCGGCCGTGGTGTTGGTGTTGTCGATCTTGGGCACGGCCGCGGCATAGCCCAGGTCGTTGACGAACACGGCCAGCTTATCGATCTTGACGTGCGCGCCCAAAGCCGCGTCGGCGCGCAGGCCGTTGTTCGGGTCGTTGAGCTTGGCCAAGGCCGAGTCGATGTTGGGCTGGGCGCACAGAGGCCCGACCGGGGTCTTTTGGCAGTCGCTGATGATGTCGTGCGCGTCGTTGGCGCCCTCGATGACCTGCCCGGTGAGCGCGGCATGCACGTCCGCCGGCACCTGCACGCCCGAGGGGCTCTCGGCGCGGCCCAAGGAGGCCGGGTTCCAGTAGCCCCCGACTGGGCCCTCGGCGACGGCCACGCCGGCTCCGCCCATGCCCATGGCCCGCGCTCCCAGGACGTGCCACTCCGTGGCGTAACCGGCCTGGGCCAACAACGAAGTCAAAGCGACGACGAGGGAAGCTCGTTTCATGGGGAAAGTATAGAAGAAGTCCGTCGGGAGGCGCAACTTTGATAAGATGGCTGGGATGGAGATCGGCATCGTCGGCCTGCCCAACGTCGGCAAGTCCACCATCTTCAACGCCCTGACCTCCGGCCACGCGGCCGCCTCCAACTACCCCTTCACCACTCTTTCGCCCAACGTGGGCGTAGTCGCCGTGCCCGACGCGCGCCTGGAGCGCCTGCACGCCCTCTTCCCCGCCAAGAAGAAGTTCCCGGCCACGGTGCGCTTCGTGGACATCGCGGGACTGGTGAAAGGCGCTGCGGCCGGCGAAGGCCTGGGCAACAAGTTCCTCTCGCACATCCGCGAGGTCGACGCGGTGCTGATGCTGGTGCGGCTCTTCCACGACCCGGACGTGGTCCACACCATGGGCGGAGTGGACCCGCGGCGAGACGTGGAGGTGGTGGAGGCCGAGCTCATCCTGGCCGACCTGGCCGCGGTGGAGAAGGCCATGGAGAAGCTCGTCACCAAGGCCCGCACCGGGGTAGGTGAGGCGCGCGCCGCCCTCGCCGTGCTGGAGAAGGTCAAGCCCGGCCTGCAGGCGGGCAAGACCGTGCGCCAGTTGGGACTGCCCCCGGAGGCGGTCAAGGACTTCTTCTTCCTCACGGCCAAACCCATGCTTTTCGTGGGCAACACGGATGAGAAGACGGACCCGGCCTTGGCGGAGCAGTTGGAGGCGCTGGCCCGGTCGCGGGGCGCTGGCTGCATCGCCTTGACCGGCAAGCTCGAGGCCGAGCTCGCGGAGCTGCCGCCCGAGGAGCGCGGGGCATTCCTGAAGGACATGGGGCTGCAAGCCCCCGGCCTGGAGCGCGTCATCGTGGCGGCGTACAAGCTGCTGGGCCAGATCAGCTTCTTCACCATCGGCGAGGCCGAGATTCGCGCCTGGAACCTCGCCTCGGGCTGGAAGGCCCCGCAGGCCGCGGGGCGCATCCATACGGATTTCGAGAAAGGCTTCATCAAGGCCGATGTCTATCCCTTCGCGGAGCTCGACCGGCACGGCTCCGAGGCGGCCCTGCGCGAGAAGGGCCTCATCCGCTCCGAGGGCAAGGACTATGTCGTCAAGGACGGCGATGTCTGCTTCTTCAAATTCTCCCCGCCCGGCCATTAGCCCGCGCTGCTCCCATTTCGGGACCTGCGGCGGCTGCGCCAGCCAGCACCTGCCCTACGAGGAGCAGCTCCGGCTCAAGACCGAGAAGGTCCGTGCGGCCCTGGCCTCTATAAAGGATATCCCCGAGCCCAGGACCCACGCCTCGCCGGACATCTGGTTCTACCGCAACAAGATGGAGTTCAGTTTCGGGGACGTCTATCCCCCGCAGACGGGCGGGCCCACGGTTAAGCTGGGCATGAAGCCCAAGGGCCGCTGGTACGAGATCCTGGACCTGCGGGAATGCTTCCTGCTTTCCGCGGAGACGGCGCCGCTGCTGGCGCGCGTGCGCGCCTGGGCGGAGTCGCAGCGGCTCGCCCCGTACAACGGCCACAAGAAGACGGGCTTCCTGCGCCACCTGGTGCTGCGCGAGGGCAAGAACACGGGCGAGCGCATGGTCAACCTGGTGACGGCTCCGGGGGATTTCCCGGCCGATTCCTTCCTGGCGGCCGTCGCAGAGGCCTACCCCGCCGCCACGATCCTGCGCGGGATCAACGACAAGGTCTCGGATGTGGCGGTCAGCGACCGGCTGGAGGTGCTCTCCGGTCCGGGGCATATCACCGAGGTCCTGCGCTTCGACGACAGGGAGCTCGAGTTCCGCATCTCGCCGCATTCCTTCTTCCAGACCAATACGGGGGCCGCCAACCTCCTTTACGGCCTGGTGCGCGACTGGGTCAAGGAAGAGAAGGCCGGCACGGTGCTGGACCTCTACTCCGGCGGAGGCGGGATCACGCTTTCCGTTGCGGACTGCTGCCGCAAGGTCGTGGGCGTGGAATCCAATGCGGCCGCGGTCGAAGACGCCAAGGCCAACGCGCGGTTCAACCGGCTGCACAACGCCGAATTCTACTCCGGCTCCACGGAATTCCTCCTGCCCGCGCTGCTGGCTTTGGAGCCGCAGGTGCTCATCTGCGACCCGCCCCGGGCCGGGATGCACCCGACGGCGCGCGCGGCGCTGGCCGCCCAGGGGCCCGGCACGGTCATCTGCGTCTCCTGCAACCCGGCGTCCTTGGCGCGGGACCTGGAGGCGCTGTGCGCCGCGTACCGTCTGGAGCGCCTGGAGGTCTTCGACCTGTTTCCGCACACGGAGCATGTGGAGACCGTGGCCCTCCTGCGGCGAAATTAGTTATAATCTGGACCTTCGCTCCTGATACTGCGCTCGTAACACAATGGATAGTGTCCAAGCCTGCGAAGCTTGGTATATAGGTTCGATTCCTATCGAGCGCACCATTTTCCGACGAGGAACCGGCGTCTGGCCGGTCCCGCTGGCCCCCGCCTCACCCCAGGGCCGCTGCCACGCGCCGGCGCAGGTCCGCCATCGCGAAAGGCTTCTGCACCACCTCGTGGGCTCCGCTCATCATGGCGATGCCCTGCTCCCGGATGGTGTCCCGGCCGGTCATGATGATGATGTGGGGGGATTCGGGTCCCAGCTTGCTGGTGACCTCGCTGGCGACATGGTAGCCGTCGATGTGGGGCATCATCACGTCGAGGAGGATGAGGTCGGGCTTCTCGGCCAGAGCCACCCGCAGGGCTTCCTTGCCGTCGACGGCGGTGAGGGTTTCGTAGCCTTGAGCGGTGAACTCCGTCCTGAGGAGCTCCAGCAGGTCCAGATCGTCCTCCGCCACTAAGATGCGCTTTCTATCCGCCATGATTTGTCTCCCGGGATTCCGTGGACAGATTCTAACAGATTCTGACCTGCCGCCTCTTGTCCGCCCGGATTTGGTATTCTTCCCGCGAAGGACCAAGGCACTCTGTGAAGCCTCCCGCGCTCCGCGTCCCCAAGGACTGGTGGCGCAAGCTCTTCACCCCCGAGTTCTTCGACCCGGCCGATAAGCTGCACCTGGCCCTGGCTCCCATGCAGGCCGCTTTCCTCATGAAGGCCCTGCGCCTCAAACGCGGGGCCGCGCTCTTGGACCTCTGCTGCGGCCCGGGGCGGCACTCCCTGCTGCTCGCCCGCAAAGGGCTGCGCGTGACCGGCCTGGACCTTTCCAAGCCCTACCTGCGCAGGGCGCGCGAGCGCGCCCGGCGCCTGAAGCTGCCCGTGCGCTTCGTGCTCGCGGACATGCGCGCGCTCCCCTTCCGCGCCGAGTTCGACGCGGTCATCAACCTCTTCACCAGCTTCGGCTACTTCCACCGGCAGAGCGAGAACCTGGCCGTGCTGCGGGGCGTGCGCCGGGCCCTCAAGCCGGGCGGCCTGCTGTTCATGGAGATGATGCACCGAGGCTGGGTCACGCGCAATTTCACGGCGCGGGATTGGACGACCTTGGACGGCGGCTATCTCCTGGAGGAGCGCAAGCTGCTGGCCGGGGGGCGGCGCATCGCGACCCGCTGGGTGCGCGTCTATCCCGACGGCAGACGCTTGGAGCGGCGGCTCGCCTTGCACAACTACGACCAGGCTTCTCTGTCGGCCTTGCTCCGGCGCGCGGGCCTGGAGCCCGTACGCTTCTGGGGCGGTTTCGCCGGGGAGCCCCTGCGCCAGGGCTCCAAGCGGCTCATGGTCCTGGCGCGCGCTGGAGGGAGAAGAACATGAACAGATCCTGGCTGGGCTTGACCGTGGCGCTCCTGCTCACGACGGGGCCGGCCCGCGCCGTGACCGCCTACGGCGTCCCGGCGCTGGCCCGCGAGGACTTCAACCGCCTGGCCGCGGCCCAGGGGGTGCCGCTCTACTGGCAGCCCGGCGAGGATGCCGGGCCCCTGCCCGCGCCGCAGTCGCTGCTGCCCGTGGGCGAGGCGGACCTCTCCGTCTACGTCGCGGGCGGCGCCTTGAGCAACGCCTTCCATGCCGCCTATCTGAGCCTGGTCCAGGCCCGGCGCATGGAAGCGGTGCGCCGCGAGCTCGACCAGGGCCTGCCCGTGGTCATCTACAACGACTTCCGGCAGTCTCCCGCGGCCGAGCGGTCATTGGCCGCGCACCTGGCCGCCGCGGCCAAGCTCATCGACGAGCTCTACGCCGAGCAGAAGGGCGCGCTCAAGCTGCGCGCGCTGGTCCCCGAGGGAGACGCCGCCAGCCGGGCCCTCTTCGAGCGCAACCAGGGCCCTTGGTGCGAGGCGCCGCAGACCGAGAACGACCCCTTCTGCAGCGCGCTGCCCACCTTCCCCAAGAAGCTCTCGGACGCCTATCCGCCCGGCTGGGAGCAGGACGCGGCGCTGTGCGAGTCCTTGGGCAAGCGGCCGGAGGGCAAGTCCCTGCTCGACCCCTTCACCGTGGTCCGCGAGAAGGAGGGGCGGCCCGAGGCGCGGCCCTTGGTCTCCGTCTACGGCGGTCCCATGCGCCGCGTGGCCGCGGAGCTGCGTCTGGCCGCGGCCGGGCTCGGCGGCGACGAGGCCGCGCTCAAGCGCTACCTCCTGGCCGCGGCCGGGGGCTTCGAGAGCGGCGACTGGGCCGCGGCCGACGAGGCCTGGGCGGACATGAACGGCCGCAACAGCAAGTGGTACCTGCGCGTGGGACCCGACGAGACGAGCTTCGAGGCCTGCCAGGAGAAGGCGGGCTTCCATCTGGCCTGGGCCCGCGTCGACTCGGCGGCGCTGTCCTGGCAGGACAAGCTGACGCCCCTGCGCCAGGAGCTGGAGGATTCCCTGGCCGAGCTCATCGGCCCGGCCTACCGGGCGCGCCGAGCGTCCTTCGCGCTGCCGGACTTCATCGCCGTGGTCTTGAACGCCGGCGACTCCCGGCCCGGCCTGGGCGCCATCGCGGGCCAGTCCCTGCCCAACTGGGGCAAGGTGGCCGAGCAGGGCCGGCGGCGCACCATGGTCATGACCAACATCACCGCGAACCCGGAATCCCGCCGCCTGAGCCGCGAGAAGGCCCGGGAGCTGCTGGCCCCGGAGGCGCTCAAGTATTATCCGGACGACGACGAGCCGGGCGTCCTGGGCACCATCCTGCACGAGGCCGCGCACAACCTGGGGCCGCACACGAACACCAAGGTCGGCGGCAAGCTGCCCTCCGAAATCTTCGGCGGCCGCCTGGACGGCGTCTTGGAGGAGCTCAAGGCCCAGACCGCGGCCTTGTGGTACGTGGACCTGCTGCGGCGCAAGGGCCTCGTCAGCGGCGAGCGCGCGCGTCAGATCTACGCGCACGAGCTGGTCTGGGCTTTCGGCCACATCGCCGAGGGCATGTTCAGCGACGGGGACAACCCCAAGCCCTACAGCCAGCTCGCCGCCGTCGAGATCGGGAGCTTCCTCAAGGACGGCGCCCTGGCCTTCGGCCGGGTGGGGGAGCGCGAGCTCTTCAGCGTGGACTTCGACCGCCTGCCCGCCTCGGTGGAGGCTCTGATGCGCCGCGTGGGCCGGATCAAGGCCGCCGGCGACGCGGCCGCGGGCCGGGCGCTCGTCGACGGCTTCGTCACGGGCGAGGACGCGCGCCTGGTGCGCATGGACGAGGTCCGGCGCCGGCTCAACCGCCTGCCTCGGCCGAGCTTCTCCTACACGGTGCGTTACTGAGCCGTGGCGGATCCGCAGGGGCGGCTGGAGACGGCGCGGGCCGCTCTGGCGCGGGTCCCCGCGCTCCTTTGGCTGGCGGCGGCCGTCGTCATCTTCTTCTGCCGCGCGGATGCCTCCCCGCTGGGCTTGTCCGCTCACGGCGATCCCCGTGACTGCGCCGTCGGGGAGGCCTTGGTCCATGGGTTGCGCGATCTGGCCGATGCCGACCCCGCCGCGATCTCCTGGAGCATGCCCCTGCAGGGGGTCCTCTGCGATCTGTCGTTCAATCATGCTCCGCCGGCGGTGGGCCGCCTCCTGCCCGCGCTCTTTTGGCTGGCCTCTTTGGGACTCGTCTTCTCCCTGGGGCAGGGCTTGCATTCCGGCCTCTGCGGCGGCTTGGCCGCGCTCGTAGCCGCCCCCCTTCTGGAGCGCCGGTTCAACTATGAGGCGGTCTACACCGTCCTGATGCTGACGACGGCGAATCTCCTGGTCCAGCGCGCCCGGTCGTCCCGCCTCAGGGGCAGCCTCCTGCTGGCCGGGGCGTTGGGCTTGAGCCTCCTGGAGCGCTCGGTGCTATTCCTTTTCGGGCCGCTCCTGGCCCTGGGCGAGGGCCTGCGCGGGACCGCGCCGGGACGCCGAGCCGCCGTCATCCTGGCGCTCGTCCCATTCCTGTTCCTCCTGCCGTGGGTGGGGATGAATTGGCGCTGCCACCGCGAGCTCGTCCTCTTCGAGAGGGGGCGGGCGGACAACAACATCGCGGCCGGGGCTCTCGGGCTGCGCTCGACCGTGGAAGGCGGCGTGGTCCTGATGACGGGGGCCGGCCGCGGCGGCGTGCTGACCTGGGCCGTCGGCGAGATCGCTTCCCATCCGGGACGCTACCTGGCCGCCGTGGCGATGCGGCTCTGGCTGCTGTTCCGCCTGCATCCCCTGCTCTTCGGGCTCTCCATCCTGGCGGCTTGGCGGCTGCGCGGCGCCGGCGCCGCGCGGCAGTTGGCCCT
It encodes:
- the ychF gene encoding redox-regulated ATPase YchF, with the translated sequence MEIGIVGLPNVGKSTIFNALTSGHAAASNYPFTTLSPNVGVVAVPDARLERLHALFPAKKKFPATVRFVDIAGLVKGAAAGEGLGNKFLSHIREVDAVLMLVRLFHDPDVVHTMGGVDPRRDVEVVEAELILADLAAVEKAMEKLVTKARTGVGEARAALAVLEKVKPGLQAGKTVRQLGLPPEAVKDFFFLTAKPMLFVGNTDEKTDPALAEQLEALARSRGAGCIALTGKLEAELAELPPEERGAFLKDMGLQAPGLERVIVAAYKLLGQISFFTIGEAEIRAWNLASGWKAPQAAGRIHTDFEKGFIKADVYPFAELDRHGSEAALREKGLIRSEGKDYVVKDGDVCFFKFSPPGH
- the rlmD gene encoding 23S rRNA (uracil(1939)-C(5))-methyltransferase RlmD; this translates as MSASSNSPRPAISPRCSHFGTCGGCASQHLPYEEQLRLKTEKVRAALASIKDIPEPRTHASPDIWFYRNKMEFSFGDVYPPQTGGPTVKLGMKPKGRWYEILDLRECFLLSAETAPLLARVRAWAESQRLAPYNGHKKTGFLRHLVLREGKNTGERMVNLVTAPGDFPADSFLAAVAEAYPAATILRGINDKVSDVAVSDRLEVLSGPGHITEVLRFDDRELEFRISPHSFFQTNTGAANLLYGLVRDWVKEEKAGTVLDLYSGGGGITLSVADCCRKVVGVESNAAAVEDAKANARFNRLHNAEFYSGSTEFLLPALLALEPQVLICDPPRAGMHPTARAALAAQGPGTVICVSCNPASLARDLEALCAAYRLERLEVFDLFPHTEHVETVALLRRN
- a CDS encoding response regulator encodes the protein MADRKRILVAEDDLDLLELLRTEFTAQGYETLTAVDGKEALRVALAEKPDLILLDVMMPHIDGYHVASEVTSKLGPESPHIIIMTGRDTIREQGIAMMSGAHEVVQKPFAMADLRRRVAAALG
- a CDS encoding methyltransferase domain-containing protein; the encoded protein is MKPPALRVPKDWWRKLFTPEFFDPADKLHLALAPMQAAFLMKALRLKRGAALLDLCCGPGRHSLLLARKGLRVTGLDLSKPYLRRARERARRLKLPVRFVLADMRALPFRAEFDAVINLFTSFGYFHRQSENLAVLRGVRRALKPGGLLFMEMMHRGWVTRNFTARDWTTLDGGYLLEERKLLAGGRRIATRWVRVYPDGRRLERRLALHNYDQASLSALLRRAGLEPVRFWGGFAGEPLRQGSKRLMVLARAGGRRT